A stretch of DNA from Allomeiothermus silvanus DSM 9946:
AAGAACCCCTCAGAAAGCTTAGCCGTGGCCCGGCTGTGCACCTCCGCCAGGACAAACCGGCTATGGAGGTCAATCGCCGAGAAGTGCTTGACCATGCTTCCCGGTCCTAAGGTCAGGGTGAGGGTGTCCACCTGGACCAGGTCCCCAGGAGCCCTGGCCTCGTATCCTCGGGGCTTCCTTTTGGCGTAGGGCCGGTTTACCCTTCGCTTTAGCTTCCCTCTTTGAGTCCGGGCCAGGTAGCCGGCCACGCTCTCGATACGTCGGTGCTTCTCCAGGTAGGCCAGGATGCGCCCCACCGTGCGTTCGCTCATCTGGAAACCCTCCTTGCGGAGGGTAAGCCAGATGGACCAGCGTCCCCAGGTGGGGTTTTCCTTGCGGAGAGTTTCTATTCTAATGAGCAGCCCTGGGGTCCAGTGGACCTTTGTGCGCAGGTGCTTAGGGCGGCGGGAGCGGGGTTTGAGTCCAGCCAGGCCCTTTTCTTTTAGGGCTTTTTGCCAGCGGTGGTAGGTGGCCCGGCTGATCCCGACCAGGTCCTGGATCTCCTTCCAGCTCTTTTTACTTTCACGCAGGGCTTTGACCAGTCGGAGCTTGCGCAGACGTTCCTGGACCTCTGGGTCGCTTGCGTTGGCCTCGGCCAGCCTCTGTGCTTGTCTAGCGCCTCTCCATATCTCTCGGCCAACGGTGGTAAACTGCACCTGGGGAACCTCCTTTCCTGGTCGGTTCCCCTCTTTTTATCCCAGCTTAGAGTCTCACATGTGTTTGTCCGGGTTCAGGTTGGCCAGAAATCCAGGGGCGCGGGAACGTGGTTACCGTCGGAGATGGCGAAGGGTGAACCCCGTGTCAGAGCCAGACTCATAGATAAAAGGCCAGTGCTGCTATACCTGTTGCCAGGAACGCATACGGACAGGTTCTGTCGTACAATATATAGAATAGTTCCCATATAATCTTGCCCGGTGGGGGGCCAGGTAGCCCTTTCCCAATAGACGGGTATAATTTACGTCAGCGGCACTCAATATCCTCATCTAACGGTTTTCTTCTGATCTGGCGGGAATGCGTTTGACAGAGCCATCAGGCCTCCGTATACTCCGGCAAACACACGCTAGCTCCAGGATGAATGCTTCTTGGCCAGCTTTAAACAGGGACTCCCGAGGAGGATGAATTGGCACAACTTGCGGTAGAGAACGTCACCCTGAGCTTTGGCGGCCTCAACGCTCTGAGTGGAGTGTCGCTCGAGGTCAACTCAGGAGAACTGGTCTCGGTGATCGGCCCTAACGGGGCGGGGAAGACCAGCCTGCTCAACTGTATCTCTGGGTTCTACCATCCCTCCCGAGGCCGCATCGAGTTCGAGGGCCACGACCTCACCCATGCTTCGCCCCACACCGTCACCCATTACGGGGTAGCCCGCGCTTTCCAGAACATCGAACTCTTCACCGGGCTGACCGTGCTGGAAAACCTGATGCTGGCCCGGCACACCTATACCCACTATGGCCTGTTGGCCAACCTCTGGTTCTACGGCAAGGCGCTCAAGATCGCCGTAGAAAACCGTAAGGTCGTCGAGGAAGTGATCGACTTCATGGAGCTCGAGGCCTACCGAAAAGCCCTGGTGGGGGACCTTCCCTATGGGGTGCGCAAACGGGTGGAAGTGGCGCGGGCGCTCTCGCTCTCGCCCAAACTTCTACTTCTGGACGAACCGATGGCCGGTATGACCCTGGAGGAGAAGGAAGACATGGTGCGTTTTATCCTCGATATCCGGGCCGAGCGGGGAACCACCATCATCCTCATAGAGCACGATCTGGGCGTGGTGATGGATATCTCCGACCGGGTGTACGTGCTGGATTTCGGTCAGGTGATCGCGGTGGGAACTCCTGAGGAGGTGGCCCAAAATCCCCGGGTGCAAGAGGCCTACGTGGGGGTGGAGCATGCTTAGGGGTGCGGGTAGTGCTGGCATGCTCGGCGGTATACGCCAGTTCTTCGGTGCTAGAACAGGCGAGGTGCTTCATGATCATCCAGCCTACTCCTGAACTGAAGCGCTACACGCTGCCCCAGTTGTTGCGCGCAAGGGCCCGGCACGAAGGGAGCCGGGTGGCGTTGCGGCAGAAAGACTATGGGATCTGGAACGAGATTACCTACGCCGAGTATTACCAGAAGGTTGTGGGTTTTGCCCATGGGCTACTAGCCTTAGGGTTCCAACCGGGGGAGCGTTTGGCGATCATAGCCGACAACATCCCAGAGTGGCTTTATGCCGAACTGGGGACCCAGGCCATAGGCGGCATCTCGGTGGGGGTTTACCAATCTTCGTTGCCTGCGGAGATTGCCTACGTGTTGGACTATACCGGGGCAGCCTTGGTACTGGCTGAAGATCAAGAGCAGGTGGATAAGTTGCTAGAAATTCGCTCGGAGATCCCTGGGGTGCGTAAAGTAATCTATGAAGACCCCAAGGGTATGCGCGCATACGCCGGCGACCCCTGGATCATCGGCTTTACCGAGGTTTTACGATTAGGGGAAGAACACGCCCGGGCCAATCCGGGTGCGGTAGAGACCCTAATCGAGAAGGGCAAACCCGAAGATGTCTGCCACCTCTCGCTCACCTCGGGTACTACCGGCAGGCCCAAAGCGGCTATGCTCATGCATAAGAACCTCATCCACATGGGAGTAGCGCTGCAACAGGTTGACCCCCTAAAGCCTACCGACGACTACCTCTCCTTTCTCCCCCTGGCCTGGATCGGCGAGCAGATGATGTCGGTAGGGATGGCTTTGGCTGGGGGCTTCGCGGTGAATTTCCCGGAGTCGGTAGACACCGCCATGGCTGACCTCAAGGAGATTGGCCCTCACGTGATGTTTGGCCCACCTAGGATTTGGGAAGGTATCCAGAGCAGCATCTGGGTGCGCATCTCCGAGACCTATGCGTTCAACCGCTGGGTCTACCGAAGGCTGCTCGAGGTGGGTTACCGGGCTGCCGAGTACCGCATGCGCGGCCAAGCTATGCCCCTGGGGTTACGGCTAGCCTACGGGTTAGCTGACCAGGTTTTATTCAAGCCCCTGCGCGATCAGCTCGGCTTCTTGCGCTTGCGCCGGGCGTATACCGGAGGGGCTGCCCTAGGTCCGGACGTATTTCGCTTCTACCACGCCATCGGGGTGAATCTCAAACAGATCTACGGCCAGACCGAGATCATCGGCATCGCCTTCGTGCACCGCGATGGGGACGTGCGCGCCGACACGGTGGGGAAACCCCTTCCTGGCGGCGAGGTGAAAATCGCTGAGAATGGAGAGATTCTAGCCCGCTCGGATGCGGTTGTGGCGGGTTACTGGGAAAAGCCAGAGGCTACCGCCGAGACCTTCGCCGACGGCTGGCTGCACACGGGCGACGCGGGTTACCTTACCGAGGACGGCCATCTGGTGGTGATCGACCGGGTATCGGACGTGATGCACACCGCCTCGGGGCAGATGTTTAGCCCGCAGTTTATCGAGAATAAG
This window harbors:
- a CDS encoding integrase core domain-containing protein — translated: MQFTTVGREIWRGARQAQRLAEANASDPEVQERLRKLRLVKALRESKKSWKEIQDLVGISRATYHRWQKALKEKGLAGLKPRSRRPKHLRTKVHWTPGLLIRIETLRKENPTWGRWSIWLTLRKEGFQMSERTVGRILAYLEKHRRIESVAGYLARTQRGKLKRRVNRPYAKRKPRGYEARAPGDLVQVDTLTLTLGPGSMVKHFSAIDLHSRFVLAEVHSRATAKLSEGFLSLLLARAPFPIRAIQVDGGSEFMAEFEEACCALGIALFVLPPRSPKLNGHVERMQRTFKEEFYTRPLPTPLSELQAELDTYLDYYNRRRPHMALGGLAPLEFLAKMQEESVPQRVSNVLTDYTT
- a CDS encoding ABC transporter ATP-binding protein; protein product: MAQLAVENVTLSFGGLNALSGVSLEVNSGELVSVIGPNGAGKTSLLNCISGFYHPSRGRIEFEGHDLTHASPHTVTHYGVARAFQNIELFTGLTVLENLMLARHTYTHYGLLANLWFYGKALKIAVENRKVVEEVIDFMELEAYRKALVGDLPYGVRKRVEVARALSLSPKLLLLDEPMAGMTLEEKEDMVRFILDIRAERGTTIILIEHDLGVVMDISDRVYVLDFGQVIAVGTPEEVAQNPRVQEAYVGVEHA
- a CDS encoding long-chain fatty acid--CoA ligase — its product is MIIQPTPELKRYTLPQLLRARARHEGSRVALRQKDYGIWNEITYAEYYQKVVGFAHGLLALGFQPGERLAIIADNIPEWLYAELGTQAIGGISVGVYQSSLPAEIAYVLDYTGAALVLAEDQEQVDKLLEIRSEIPGVRKVIYEDPKGMRAYAGDPWIIGFTEVLRLGEEHARANPGAVETLIEKGKPEDVCHLSLTSGTTGRPKAAMLMHKNLIHMGVALQQVDPLKPTDDYLSFLPLAWIGEQMMSVGMALAGGFAVNFPESVDTAMADLKEIGPHVMFGPPRIWEGIQSSIWVRISETYAFNRWVYRRLLEVGYRAAEYRMRGQAMPLGLRLAYGLADQVLFKPLRDQLGFLRLRRAYTGGAALGPDVFRFYHAIGVNLKQIYGQTEIIGIAFVHRDGDVRADTVGKPLPGGEVKIAENGEILARSDAVVAGYWEKPEATAETFADGWLHTGDAGYLTEDGHLVVIDRVSDVMHTASGQMFSPQFIENKLKFSPYIKEAVVFGDQKPYLTAFINVDPQTVGKWAEDRGIAYTTYIDLSQKPQVAELIRKEVKAVNDSLPEHLRIQRFVLLYKLLDADDDELTRTGKVRRKFVMQRYQPIVDALYSDAKTVRVEAEFKYQDGSVQKVATEVNVLEAAPLAGAPGSYVAR